A window of the Butyricimonas virosa genome harbors these coding sequences:
- a CDS encoding phosphoribosylaminoimidazolesuccinocarboxamide synthase, which yields MEAIVKTNFKFPGQKDEYVGKVRDVYNINDEYLVMLVSDRISAFDVVLPKGIPYKGQILNQIAAKFLDATSDIVPNWKIATPDPMVTVGHKCEPFKVEMVIRGYLAGSAWREYKAGKRTLCGLPLPEGMVENQKFPTPLVTPTTKAMEGHDENISKEEIISSGLVSKEDYEAIEKYTLALFQRGTEIAAKMGLILVDTKYEFGKKDGKIYLIDEIHTPDSSRYFYADGYEERLAKGERQRQLSKEFVREWLMENGFQGKEGQTVPEMTPEVVANITNRYIELYEHITGTKFEKADSTNILARIENNVHECLASLK from the coding sequence ATGGAAGCGATTGTAAAAACAAATTTCAAATTCCCGGGACAGAAAGATGAATACGTCGGTAAAGTACGCGACGTGTATAACATCAATGACGAATACCTCGTTATGTTGGTATCCGACAGAATTTCCGCTTTCGACGTAGTACTCCCGAAAGGAATACCTTACAAAGGACAAATATTGAATCAAATTGCCGCTAAATTTCTGGACGCAACGTCAGACATCGTTCCGAACTGGAAAATAGCAACACCTGATCCGATGGTGACAGTTGGTCACAAATGTGAACCATTCAAAGTAGAAATGGTTATTCGCGGTTACTTGGCCGGAAGTGCATGGAGAGAATATAAAGCAGGCAAGAGAACCCTTTGCGGTTTACCTTTACCAGAAGGAATGGTTGAAAACCAGAAATTCCCGACACCTCTTGTAACTCCGACCACCAAAGCTATGGAAGGACACGATGAAAATATCTCTAAAGAAGAAATTATCTCGTCCGGATTGGTTAGTAAAGAAGATTATGAGGCCATCGAAAAATACACTCTTGCCCTTTTCCAAAGAGGAACAGAGATTGCAGCCAAAATGGGATTAATTCTCGTGGACACGAAATACGAATTCGGTAAAAAAGATGGAAAGATCTATTTGATCGACGAAATCCATACCCCGGATTCTTCCCGTTATTTCTATGCCGACGGTTACGAAGAACGCCTAGCAAAAGGAGAAAGACAACGTCAACTATCCAAAGAATTCGTTCGTGAATGGTTAATGGAAAATGGTTTCCAAGGAAAAGAAGGTCAAACTGTTCCGGAAATGACTCCGGAAGTGGTAGCCAACATCACAAATCGTTATATTGAATTATACGAACATATCACAGGAACGAAATTTGAAAAAGCCGACAGCACGAATATTCTTGCCCGCATCGAGAACAATGTACATGAATGTTTAGCTAGCCTGAAATAA
- a CDS encoding PhoH family protein, with the protein MIERRISIGNIDPIDFYGINNAKFITLKEFFPKLKITARGDEIIIQGEESDIDVLVAKINALLEHYNKYNMLTIANLKRIILEDEIVEDPEDPASIIVFGNNGKIIRARTTNQRKLVDLAKTNDLLFASGPAGSGKTYTAIALAVKALRNKEVKRIILSRPAVEAGESLGFLPGDMKEKVDPYLQPLYDALSDMIPSKKLSEYLETEIIQIAPLAYMRGRTLNDAFVILDEAQNTTKNQLKMFLTRMGVNAKFVITGDMSQIDLPKQSDSGLIHAFKLLHHIKGIAFVEFDNSDIVRHRLVKEIVNAYNNEEKTK; encoded by the coding sequence ATGATAGAGAGAAGAATAAGTATTGGAAACATTGATCCTATTGACTTTTACGGCATTAACAATGCAAAATTCATTACTTTAAAAGAATTTTTCCCAAAATTGAAGATCACCGCCAGGGGCGATGAAATCATTATTCAGGGAGAAGAAAGCGACATTGATGTCCTTGTTGCCAAAATCAATGCCCTTTTGGAACATTATAATAAATATAATATGCTCACGATCGCCAACCTGAAGAGAATTATTCTGGAAGACGAGATCGTGGAAGACCCCGAGGACCCAGCCTCAATTATTGTTTTCGGGAATAACGGGAAAATTATACGGGCCAGAACAACAAATCAACGTAAACTCGTTGATCTGGCCAAAACAAACGACCTGCTTTTTGCCTCAGGCCCGGCCGGCTCCGGTAAAACCTACACGGCAATCGCTCTTGCGGTAAAAGCATTACGCAACAAAGAGGTCAAACGGATCATTCTCAGCCGTCCGGCAGTAGAGGCAGGTGAAAGCCTTGGATTCCTGCCCGGGGACATGAAAGAGAAAGTTGATCCCTATTTGCAACCCCTGTATGATGCACTTTCTGACATGATTCCCTCGAAAAAATTAAGCGAATATCTCGAAACGGAAATCATTCAGATTGCCCCTTTAGCATACATGAGGGGACGTACACTGAATGATGCATTTGTGATTCTCGATGAAGCTCAAAACACAACAAAAAATCAGTTAAAGATGTTCTTAACCCGTATGGGTGTCAACGCTAAATTTGTGATCACTGGAGATATGAGCCAAATAGACCTCCCAAAACAAAGTGATTCAGGATTAATTCATGCCTTCAAATTACTGCACCATATAAAGGGGATTGCATTCGTCGAATTCGACAATAGTGACATCGTTCGCCACAGGCTGGTAAAAGAGATTGTCAACGCTTACAACAACGAAGAAAAAACTAAATAA
- a CDS encoding S1 RNA-binding domain-containing protein has product MIKLGEYNILKVVKIVDFGVYLDGGEYWGEILLPKETAPAECKEGDELKVFIYFDSEDRVIATMTTPKAIVGDFALMKVVGTSRVGAFLDWGLRKDLLVPFREQREEMVVGREYLVYVYVDKTTDRIVASTRLSRFLDKTPADYEPGQEVELIVARRTDLGYNVIVNNSHEAIIYRNEIFQPITIGQHLTGYVKTIREDGKIDCILQKNDGHEQIDRLAALILKKLEENGGALPVSDKSDPDEIYRLFGCSKKNYKKTVGGLFKQHKVIIGEKELKLKK; this is encoded by the coding sequence ATGATAAAGTTAGGAGAATACAACATATTGAAAGTCGTTAAGATCGTGGATTTTGGTGTTTATTTGGATGGAGGGGAGTATTGGGGTGAGATTTTGCTACCAAAAGAAACGGCTCCGGCTGAGTGTAAGGAAGGTGATGAATTAAAAGTTTTCATTTATTTTGATTCGGAAGACCGGGTGATTGCCACGATGACAACACCTAAAGCCATTGTAGGTGATTTTGCCTTAATGAAGGTGGTGGGTACGAGTCGAGTGGGGGCTTTTTTGGACTGGGGATTGCGTAAGGATTTGCTGGTTCCTTTTCGGGAACAGCGGGAAGAGATGGTTGTGGGGCGTGAATATCTGGTTTATGTTTACGTGGATAAAACGACGGATCGTATTGTTGCTTCCACTAGATTGAGTCGTTTTCTAGACAAAACTCCGGCGGATTATGAACCGGGACAGGAAGTCGAGTTAATCGTTGCTCGTCGTACAGATTTAGGGTATAATGTTATTGTCAATAATAGCCATGAGGCCATTATTTATCGTAACGAGATATTCCAACCTATAACTATCGGGCAGCACTTGACTGGTTATGTTAAAACAATTCGGGAAGACGGGAAAATTGATTGTATTCTGCAAAAAAATGATGGTCATGAACAAATTGATCGTCTGGCAGCCTTGATACTGAAAAAGCTGGAAGAGAATGGAGGAGCTTTGCCTGTATCGGATAAGAGTGATCCGGACGAAATATACCGTCTTTTCGGTTGCAGCAAAAAGAACTACAAAAAGACGGTTGGCGGTTTATTCAAACAGCATAAGGTTATTATCGGGGAAAAGGAGCTGAAATTGAAAAAATGA
- the ftsY gene encoding signal recognition particle-docking protein FtsY — translation MALFGLFNKKKKESLDKGLEKTKESVFKKLSRAIVGKSKVDDEVLDNLEEVLISSDVGVDTTLRIIERIEERVQRDKYVGTDELNRVLKEEIVDLLKENNSTDYDALSLPEGHGPYVIMVVGVNGVGKTTTIGKLAHKFKDAGKSVVLGAADTFRAAAVDQLVIWAERVGVPIVKQGMGADPASVAFDTLSKAKAENADVVLIDTAGRLHNKINLMNELTKIKKVMQKVIPDAPHEILLVLDGSTGQNAYEQAKQFTLATEVNALAITKLDGTAKGGVVIGISDQFKIPVKYIGIGEKIDDLQVFNREEFVDSLFN, via the coding sequence ATGGCATTATTCGGTCTATTTAATAAAAAGAAAAAGGAAAGCCTTGATAAAGGTTTAGAGAAGACGAAAGAAAGTGTATTCAAAAAACTCTCCCGGGCAATTGTTGGTAAATCTAAGGTTGACGACGAGGTTCTGGATAACTTGGAAGAAGTATTGATTTCTTCGGACGTGGGAGTTGATACAACTCTTCGTATCATTGAACGAATCGAAGAAAGAGTACAACGGGATAAATATGTGGGTACGGATGAATTAAACCGGGTACTGAAAGAAGAGATTGTTGACTTGTTGAAAGAGAATAATTCAACGGATTACGATGCTTTGAGTTTACCGGAAGGACATGGACCTTATGTAATCATGGTAGTTGGGGTGAATGGAGTGGGTAAGACAACGACTATTGGTAAATTGGCTCACAAATTCAAAGATGCTGGAAAATCTGTTGTTTTAGGGGCTGCTGATACCTTTAGAGCTGCTGCAGTAGATCAGTTGGTGATTTGGGCCGAGCGAGTAGGAGTACCGATTGTAAAACAAGGAATGGGTGCTGATCCTGCCTCTGTGGCTTTTGATACGCTGAGTAAAGCGAAAGCTGAGAATGCTGATGTGGTGCTTATTGACACGGCGGGACGTTTACACAATAAGATAAACTTGATGAACGAATTGACGAAAATCAAGAAGGTCATGCAAAAAGTGATTCCGGATGCCCCACATGAAATTTTGTTAGTACTTGACGGTTCTACCGGGCAGAATGCTTACGAACAGGCGAAACAATTCACTTTGGCTACGGAAGTAAATGCTTTGGCGATTACAAAACTGGACGGAACGGCAAAAGGTGGTGTTGTTATTGGTATTTCCGATCAATTCAAGATACCTGTGAAATACATTGGTATCGGTGAAAAAATAGATGATTTACAAGTATTCAATCGTGAAGAGTTTGTAGACTCTTTATTTAATTAA
- a CDS encoding FKBP-type peptidyl-prolyl cis-trans isomerase → MNAKNLILGLSVAAIGLSSCCNTSTKTNVSLKNEADTASFYIGYMYGSNITGNGIEEINMDAIIAGMNSALQKKDAPADMMQMNMFLQKYTQKAMMAKAEKALKAGEEFLAANAKKDGIKTTESGLQYKIEKEGTGAIPADTSVVRVHYKGTLIDGTEFDSSYKRGEPTEFPVNRVIKGWTEALQLMPVGSKWTLYIPSNLAYGPQGARGAIGPNETLIFEVELIDIVDPNAQK, encoded by the coding sequence ATGAACGCAAAAAATCTAATTTTAGGTTTATCTGTTGCTGCAATCGGTTTATCTAGCTGCTGCAACACTTCTACAAAAACGAATGTATCTCTGAAAAACGAAGCTGATACTGCCAGTTTCTATATCGGTTACATGTACGGTTCTAATATCACCGGTAACGGTATTGAAGAGATCAATATGGACGCTATTATCGCCGGAATGAACAGCGCATTACAGAAAAAAGACGCTCCTGCCGACATGATGCAAATGAATATGTTTTTACAGAAATACACTCAAAAAGCCATGATGGCTAAAGCTGAAAAAGCATTGAAAGCCGGAGAAGAGTTCTTGGCAGCAAACGCCAAGAAAGATGGTATCAAAACTACCGAAAGCGGACTTCAATACAAAATTGAAAAAGAAGGAACCGGAGCTATCCCGGCAGACACTAGTGTTGTTAGAGTTCACTACAAAGGAACTTTGATTGACGGAACCGAGTTTGACTCTTCATACAAGAGAGGTGAGCCTACCGAATTCCCTGTAAACCGCGTGATCAAAGGTTGGACGGAAGCATTACAATTAATGCCTGTTGGTTCTAAATGGACTCTTTACATCCCGTCAAACTTAGCATACGGACCTCAAGGAGCCAGAGGTGCTATCGGACCGAACGAAACGTTGATTTTCGAAGTTGAATTAATTGACATCGTTGACCCGAACGCTCAAAAATAA
- a CDS encoding FAD-dependent oxidoreductase — MSKINSHPILDVPKRDKVVFTFNGKKIEGEKGFTIAAALHQAGYPVHSHSLDGRGRSLACGIGKCGACEMLVDGKVRRICVTKVDGVKEVREFAQGEMAEQHAEHRIDTRKVLRTTVVIVGAGPAGLAVREEFEKYGIDNIVIDNNDKIGGQFNMQTHQFFFFEKEKRFGGMRGFDIAKTLAGENMEGIYLNSTVWDILEGKRVAVKNLETDTVFFVDADYLVVATGAVPFMPAFENDDLPGVYTAAVVQKMMNNELTLLGKNILTVGAGNIGYLTSYQLMQAGARVKAIIEGMPKEGGFPVQANRVRRLAIPIMTSHVLLKAIPNANHTGITGAVIAECENFKPIPGTERILNGIDVINICTGLIPDNQLLMKGKAVFGEHCYAAGDAVRIGEGTSAVLRGKQTAIEILMDLGARVSYDDYLVVSKEYIDSQQHPVRILETPCLPETERMHKRGFVQMDCLYGFACNPCSFACPHGAITKSSTSTVPHVDYDKCIGCMECVYQCPGLAIFGYYLRKDNLFLPIEYEVKEKEVVYLVNNYGERLGEGIIEKVLHKPNKTNIARVKALDVHGEDLVKVRGFVVKENYPQPLDLEPLLKDQPGATFICHCDDVTLDDVLKVVGDRTFISIDEIKHTTRLGMGPCRGKRCIPRLKTALRAKGIEIVGDATPRAPLSNQLNLGELYPPKRGDEHRVANRSDFKKIEVGALIAGGGIAGSALFRYMADSGLNPVLVNADRGSSWRNIGGGRTAFSLPELAEIAEHNHAIFKELQKMSNIDYKTTRYINLAHDEATFNALDASRAWSDAYMVDPKNFQKEISPYFSTKSKRYLGALITNDCWQATPGKVVDLIRNMGISSGGRIVEDCKVLEVMKEGSTYCILVLTHDKKYVEFRTEIFVNALGAGAGKICEGLGIHAGLYPVRHQAFITRRLPMLGKNGDSLDMLIDRQEYKGFSAVYGQQLVHTGQIIGCASPRVDALRTDKNLILNTKEFMEIISEFFVDWMPELAGVSIQATWSGYYTEPRYIVDPELGLFVGMRGHGFMLSQYLAKMYVDKLMGRPVPEYFDRLKLNGSGLSEKAFK, encoded by the coding sequence ATGTCGAAGATTAATTCGCATCCGATTCTGGATGTTCCGAAACGAGATAAAGTGGTATTCACTTTTAACGGTAAGAAAATCGAAGGAGAAAAAGGTTTTACCATTGCGGCAGCCTTGCATCAGGCCGGGTACCCCGTGCATAGTCACAGTCTGGATGGCCGGGGACGTTCTCTAGCCTGTGGCATCGGGAAATGTGGGGCTTGTGAGATGTTGGTGGATGGTAAAGTCCGGCGTATTTGCGTGACAAAAGTGGATGGAGTGAAAGAGGTACGGGAGTTCGCCCAGGGGGAAATGGCCGAACAACATGCCGAACACCGGATTGATACTAGGAAAGTACTTCGTACCACGGTGGTGATCGTGGGGGCCGGACCTGCCGGATTAGCCGTACGGGAAGAATTTGAAAAATATGGAATAGATAATATCGTGATTGATAATAACGATAAGATTGGCGGTCAGTTTAATATGCAGACCCACCAGTTCTTCTTTTTCGAGAAAGAAAAGCGTTTCGGGGGTATGCGTGGATTTGATATTGCCAAAACATTAGCGGGGGAGAATATGGAAGGCATTTACTTGAATTCTACGGTTTGGGATATTTTGGAGGGGAAACGAGTGGCTGTGAAAAACTTGGAAACGGATACCGTGTTTTTCGTGGATGCAGACTATCTGGTTGTGGCCACGGGGGCCGTACCGTTTATGCCGGCTTTTGAAAACGATGATTTGCCCGGGGTGTACACGGCGGCTGTTGTTCAGAAAATGATGAATAACGAACTTACGCTGTTGGGAAAGAATATACTGACCGTGGGAGCCGGAAATATCGGTTATCTGACTTCTTACCAGTTGATGCAAGCAGGGGCCCGCGTGAAGGCGATTATTGAGGGGATGCCCAAAGAAGGTGGTTTCCCCGTGCAAGCAAATCGGGTGCGCCGTTTGGCCATACCAATCATGACGTCTCACGTGCTGTTGAAAGCGATCCCGAATGCTAATCACACGGGAATCACGGGGGCTGTTATTGCCGAATGTGAGAATTTCAAACCGATTCCGGGTACGGAAAGAATATTGAATGGTATAGATGTCATAAATATATGTACGGGGTTGATACCGGACAATCAATTGTTGATGAAAGGAAAGGCCGTCTTTGGTGAACATTGCTATGCTGCGGGAGATGCCGTGAGAATTGGAGAAGGGACGAGTGCCGTGTTGCGAGGGAAACAGACTGCTATTGAGATATTGATGGACTTGGGGGCTAGGGTGAGTTATGATGATTATCTGGTAGTCTCTAAAGAGTATATCGATTCTCAACAACATCCGGTTCGGATTCTGGAAACTCCCTGTTTGCCGGAGACGGAACGTATGCACAAACGGGGATTCGTGCAAATGGATTGTTTGTATGGTTTTGCGTGTAATCCTTGTTCTTTTGCTTGTCCTCATGGGGCAATAACTAAAAGTTCGACTTCTACCGTGCCTCACGTGGATTACGATAAATGTATCGGGTGCATGGAGTGCGTCTATCAATGTCCGGGATTGGCCATTTTCGGTTATTATTTGCGGAAAGATAACTTGTTCCTGCCGATAGAATACGAGGTAAAGGAGAAAGAGGTAGTTTACCTGGTGAATAATTATGGTGAAAGGTTGGGAGAGGGAATTATCGAGAAAGTTCTACATAAGCCGAATAAAACGAATATTGCCCGGGTGAAAGCTTTGGATGTTCACGGGGAAGATTTGGTGAAGGTAAGAGGTTTCGTGGTGAAGGAGAATTACCCGCAACCGCTGGATTTGGAACCGTTGTTGAAGGATCAACCGGGAGCCACGTTTATTTGCCATTGTGATGATGTTACTTTGGACGATGTTTTGAAAGTCGTGGGTGATCGTACCTTTATTTCGATAGACGAGATAAAGCATACCACTCGCTTGGGAATGGGACCTTGCCGGGGGAAACGTTGTATTCCTCGGTTGAAAACAGCTTTACGGGCGAAAGGGATCGAGATCGTGGGTGACGCTACACCGAGAGCGCCCCTGTCTAACCAGTTGAATCTAGGTGAATTGTATCCGCCAAAACGAGGTGACGAGCATCGTGTGGCTAATCGATCGGATTTCAAGAAGATCGAGGTCGGGGCGTTGATTGCCGGAGGCGGTATTGCCGGAAGTGCATTATTCCGCTATATGGCAGATTCCGGTTTGAATCCCGTGCTGGTGAATGCGGATAGAGGTTCTTCTTGGAGAAACATCGGAGGAGGGCGTACGGCATTCTCTTTACCGGAGCTGGCCGAGATTGCGGAGCATAATCATGCAATATTTAAAGAATTACAGAAAATGTCGAATATCGACTACAAGACGACCCGATATATTAATCTGGCTCATGATGAAGCCACTTTCAATGCCTTGGATGCGAGTCGTGCATGGTCGGACGCCTATATGGTTGACCCGAAGAATTTCCAGAAAGAGATTTCTCCTTATTTCAGCACGAAATCTAAACGTTATCTAGGAGCTTTGATTACCAATGACTGTTGGCAGGCGACACCCGGTAAAGTGGTTGATTTAATCCGTAACATGGGTATTTCATCCGGAGGGCGGATCGTGGAAGATTGCAAGGTGTTGGAGGTGATGAAAGAGGGATCAACATATTGTATCTTGGTATTAACTCATGATAAGAAGTACGTGGAATTCCGTACGGAGATATTCGTGAATGCCTTGGGAGCCGGTGCCGGAAAGATATGCGAGGGATTGGGAATTCATGCGGGATTATACCCGGTACGCCATCAGGCATTTATTACTCGTCGTCTGCCTATGTTGGGAAAGAACGGAGATAGTTTGGATATGCTGATCGATAGGCAGGAATATAAAGGATTCTCCGCTGTCTACGGGCAACAGTTAGTTCACACGGGACAGATTATCGGTTGTGCTTCTCCGCGGGTGGATGCGTTGCGGACAGATAAAAATCTGATCTTGAACACGAAGGAGTTCATGGAAATTATCAGTGAATTCTTCGTGGATTGGATGCCCGAATTGGCTGGTGTCAGTATACAGGCCACGTGGTCCGGATATTACACGGAACCTCGCTATATCGTTGATCCCGAATTAGGCCTGTTTGTCGGCATGCGGGGACATGGGTTCATGTTATCTCAATACTTGGCTAAGATGTATGTTGATAAATTGATGGGACGGCCTGTTCCGGAGTATTTTGATCGCTTGAAATTGAACGGATCGGGATTATCGGAAAAAGCCTTTAAGTGA
- a CDS encoding DUF3127 domain-containing protein produces MNYEVTGKLIYKEATQKISDRFQKREFVIEVENEKNPQWNDFVKVQLIQDRCDLLETIQLNENIKVYFNLRGRKWENNGQVSYFTNLEGWRIEKVQAETPMMGAPVPEYKVEDIPPMPEADDLPF; encoded by the coding sequence ATGAATTACGAAGTTACCGGAAAATTAATTTACAAAGAAGCTACACAAAAAATCAGTGATCGTTTCCAGAAGAGAGAATTCGTGATAGAAGTTGAAAACGAGAAAAATCCACAGTGGAACGACTTCGTAAAAGTTCAATTGATCCAAGACCGGTGTGATCTTTTAGAGACTATTCAATTGAACGAGAATATTAAAGTGTATTTCAATTTGCGTGGACGCAAATGGGAGAACAACGGACAAGTATCTTATTTCACGAACCTCGAAGGTTGGAGAATTGAGAAAGTTCAAGCAGAAACCCCGATGATGGGAGCCCCGGTACCGGAATACAAAGTGGAGGACATTCCTCCCATGCCGGAAGCCGACGATCTTCCTTTCTAA
- the mazG gene encoding nucleoside triphosphate pyrophosphohydrolase: MEKDFTKQEEAFAELLNIMETLREKCPWDHKQTMESLRTLSVEEVYELGDAILKNDMQEVKKELGDLLMHIVFYALIGKEQEQFDMTDVLNEICAKLRYRHPHIYGEVKVEDENDVLRNWEQLKLKEKGRHNKVLEGVPDALPALVKAYRIQDKVRGVGFDWKQKEDVWQKVREELGELEVEVARKDQVRMEEEFGDFMFAMINAARLYGINPEDALEKSNKKFIRRFSYVEKKAHETDRNLSDMTLEEMDEYWNEAKAIEKA, encoded by the coding sequence ATGGAGAAAGATTTTACAAAACAGGAAGAAGCTTTTGCAGAGCTATTGAATATAATGGAAACTTTGAGGGAAAAGTGTCCTTGGGATCATAAACAGACGATGGAGTCTTTGCGGACGTTATCCGTGGAGGAGGTTTATGAGCTGGGAGATGCGATTCTGAAAAATGATATGCAGGAGGTGAAAAAGGAGTTGGGGGATTTGCTTATGCATATCGTGTTTTATGCCTTGATCGGGAAGGAACAGGAGCAATTTGACATGACGGATGTTTTGAACGAGATCTGTGCCAAGTTGCGCTATCGTCATCCGCATATTTATGGGGAGGTGAAGGTCGAAGATGAGAATGACGTGTTACGTAACTGGGAACAATTGAAGTTGAAAGAGAAGGGACGTCATAATAAAGTTTTGGAAGGAGTGCCGGATGCTCTTCCGGCTTTAGTGAAAGCATACCGAATTCAAGATAAGGTGAGGGGAGTTGGGTTCGACTGGAAACAAAAAGAGGACGTATGGCAAAAGGTGCGGGAGGAGTTGGGTGAATTGGAAGTCGAGGTTGCCCGGAAGGATCAGGTGCGTATGGAAGAAGAATTCGGTGATTTCATGTTTGCCATGATTAATGCGGCGAGACTATACGGTATAAATCCGGAAGATGCTTTGGAGAAATCCAACAAGAAATTTATTCGTCGTTTTTCATACGTGGAAAAGAAAGCTCACGAAACAGATCGTAACCTTTCGGATATGACCTTGGAGGAAATGGACGAGTATTGGAACGAGGCAAAAGCGATAGAAAAAGCTTAG
- a CDS encoding low molecular weight protein-tyrosine-phosphatase: MKKRILFICLGNICRSPSAEAIMKYYVKERGLEGQYYIDSAGISGYHSGDPADRRMQSHAIRRGYDLTSLSRKFYPDADFSDFDMIIGMDDQNIRDLQRMATSAEEKNKIFKITDFCQRFSYRDSVPDPYYGGDSGFELVLDLLEDAVEGLLDQLENK; this comes from the coding sequence ATGAAGAAGAGAATTTTATTTATTTGTTTGGGTAATATATGCCGCTCCCCAAGTGCCGAGGCTATTATGAAATATTACGTGAAAGAGCGGGGATTGGAAGGGCAATACTATATTGATTCAGCCGGAATTAGTGGTTATCATTCCGGAGATCCAGCAGATCGTCGGATGCAGAGTCATGCGATAAGAAGAGGATATGATCTGACCAGTTTATCCCGGAAATTTTATCCGGATGCAGATTTTTCTGATTTTGATATGATTATTGGTATGGATGACCAGAATATCCGTGATCTGCAAAGAATGGCAACTTCTGCGGAAGAAAAGAATAAAATATTCAAGATAACTGATTTCTGCCAGCGTTTTTCCTACCGGGATAGTGTTCCAGATCCTTATTATGGTGGGGATTCCGGATTCGAATTAGTGTTGGACTTACTGGAAGATGCTGTTGAAGGTCTGTTGGATCAGTTGGAAAATAAATAA
- the menA gene encoding 1,4-dihydroxy-2-naphthoate octaprenyltransferase, translating into MSKVRAYITSFRLRTLPLSLSGVLLGSLLAASDGYFKTTTFVWAMLTTVALQILSNLANEVGDLTKGTDNEHRLGPIRSAQSGALSMREMVQAMIVFGVIAIITGSLLIYEAFRDLLNWKSIALFIAGGASIVAAVKYTVGKSAYGYRGLGDLFVFIFFGVVSVMGSYFAMSGVLPWICVLPAAAIGFLSSGVLNMNNIRDIENDSVCGKRTIPVILGIQGAKIYHFVITLLAVICLVLYSMLHSAGWTGYLFLLTLPLLVMHLKSVYRGEGRALDSQLKFLSITTLLIALLLGFGQLLSC; encoded by the coding sequence ATGTCTAAAGTTCGGGCATATATCACGAGTTTTCGGTTAAGAACATTACCTTTATCCTTATCGGGTGTATTGCTAGGCTCTTTATTAGCGGCAAGTGATGGGTATTTTAAAACGACAACCTTTGTGTGGGCCATGCTCACCACGGTTGCCTTACAAATATTGTCTAATCTGGCGAATGAGGTGGGGGATTTAACCAAGGGAACGGATAATGAACATCGTTTAGGGCCTATCCGGAGCGCCCAAAGTGGAGCTTTGAGTATGCGGGAAATGGTACAGGCCATGATTGTTTTCGGGGTAATAGCGATCATCACTGGAAGTTTGTTAATCTATGAGGCATTTCGGGATTTGTTGAATTGGAAAAGTATCGCTTTGTTTATTGCCGGAGGTGCGTCTATTGTGGCCGCCGTGAAATACACGGTCGGGAAGAGTGCTTATGGTTACCGGGGACTGGGTGATCTTTTCGTGTTTATCTTTTTCGGGGTAGTGAGCGTGATGGGAAGTTATTTTGCCATGTCTGGTGTCTTGCCTTGGATATGCGTGTTGCCGGCTGCGGCCATCGGTTTCCTCTCTTCCGGTGTTTTGAATATGAATAATATCCGCGACATCGAGAATGATTCCGTTTGTGGTAAACGTACTATCCCAGTTATCTTGGGAATACAGGGAGCAAAGATATATCATTTCGTGATCACGCTATTAGCTGTGATTTGTTTAGTATTGTACTCCATGTTGCACTCAGCCGGATGGACGGGGTATCTCTTTTTGTTAACGCTACCGTTGTTGGTAATGCATCTGAAGTCAGTCTATCGGGGAGAAGGAAGAGCTTTGGATTCTCAGTTGAAATTTCTTTCGATAACGACATTGCTGATAGCGCTTTTATTAGGTTTTGGTCAATTACTAAGTTGTTAG